Proteins encoded together in one Desulfosporosinus meridiei DSM 13257 window:
- a CDS encoding spore coat protein → MGLLQNLAGMGDMTEQVIATDFLISAKAGVRNYAMAISETATPEVREVLRRHLDVAIDTHEKIFNYMTKKGYYHANNPQEQLIVDTEAADTVLGIQ, encoded by the coding sequence ATGGGACTTCTGCAAAATTTAGCAGGCATGGGAGATATGACCGAGCAGGTAATCGCCACAGACTTTTTAATTTCTGCTAAAGCGGGTGTTCGAAATTATGCCATGGCAATCTCTGAAACCGCAACACCGGAAGTAAGGGAGGTTCTTCGCAGACATTTGGATGTGGCTATCGATACCCATGAAAAAATATTCAATTATATGACGAAAAAGGGTTATTACCATGCTAATAACCCTCAAGAGCAATTAATCGTTGATACAGAGGCAGCCGATACTGTGTTAGGGATCCAGTAA
- a CDS encoding corrinoid protein, translated as MSKINEVKAMVEAGKAKLVPGLVQEALAEGNAAKDILQGMVDSMRVVGDLFSAGELFVPEMLMAAKAMSKGVEVLKPLFADQSTSSLGTCIIGTVEGDLHDIGKNLVSMMIGSAGFDMVDLGVDVTPAKFVEAVKDNENVKIVACSGLLTTTMTKMQETVQALKASGVTGYKVIVGGAPVSAEYAASIGADGFAPDAGSAAVKAVELAKN; from the coding sequence ATGTCTAAGATTAATGAAGTAAAAGCGATGGTAGAGGCAGGAAAAGCCAAACTCGTACCAGGCCTGGTACAGGAAGCCTTGGCTGAAGGAAATGCTGCCAAAGATATTCTGCAAGGAATGGTTGACTCTATGCGTGTTGTCGGTGATCTGTTTTCGGCTGGAGAATTATTCGTGCCAGAAATGCTGATGGCCGCTAAAGCTATGTCTAAGGGTGTGGAAGTGCTAAAGCCGCTGTTTGCGGATCAAAGCACCTCATCTTTAGGGACATGTATTATCGGTACAGTTGAAGGTGATCTCCATGACATCGGCAAAAATCTCGTTTCCATGATGATCGGAAGTGCCGGATTTGACATGGTTGACCTGGGTGTAGATGTTACACCGGCGAAATTTGTAGAGGCAGTTAAAGACAATGAGAACGTAAAAATAGTGGCCTGTTCCGGACTTTTAACAACAACTATGACCAAAATGCAGGAAACCGTTCAAGCCCTAAAAGCCAGCGGAGTCACAGGCTACAAGGTTATTGTCGGCGGTGCGCCTGTATCAGCAGAATATGCAGCGTCAATCGGGGCAGACGGTTTTGCTCCCGATGCCGGCAGTGCGGCTGTTAAAGCGGTTGAACTAGCCAAGAATTAA
- a CDS encoding spore coat protein, with translation MSYEKKPINALKGPMNKDYLEIENSEGMPGLVDSTIALSFLLNAKSGIKNCATALTEIADPEARKEIRNMLNAQIDLHAQISELMMNKGWFHPYQVAEQFKLDLVSAQAAVQISNLQLFPGNTSRLGTFATPNY, from the coding sequence ATGAGTTATGAAAAGAAACCCATCAACGCTCTCAAAGGACCTATGAATAAGGATTATTTGGAGATTGAAAACTCGGAAGGAATGCCCGGGCTTGTGGATTCGACCATTGCTCTTAGTTTTCTACTGAATGCCAAAAGTGGAATAAAAAATTGTGCCACTGCCTTAACCGAAATCGCAGATCCAGAGGCAAGAAAAGAAATACGCAATATGTTAAACGCTCAAATCGACCTGCACGCTCAAATTTCAGAACTTATGATGAACAAAGGGTGGTTTCATCCATACCAAGTAGCTGAACAATTCAAATTAGACTTGGTGTCCGCTCAGGCGGCAGTTCAAATCTCCAATCTGCAGCTCTTTCCCGGTAATACAAGCAGGCTAGGTACATTTGCAACCCCAAACTATTAA
- a CDS encoding acyltransferase family protein: MEATGKRFLYIDNLRLLVIMLVIIMHLSGTYSGFGSWYVTEGKPVGLISTVIFGFYQSFTQGYFMGLLFLLSGFFIPGAYDRKGFSKYVRDRFIRLGIPTLIYMLAITPFILYVQLDLNWARPKPSFISYYFHYLGNLQFIRNSGPMWFAFALLIFSVIYGLVRVSGKGQNTSREELKPKFKHEIILILIISLCAFLIRLIQPIGTSILGMQLCHFSQYVILFIVGMLAYRNNLFSKLDPKSGKMWLFFGLIPGTIVWLAIMILGGAIHGDQSFNGGLSWQAAAYALWESFVAVSMSIGLLTLFKEKFNHQTKLVKILADNSFAVYVFHPPIIIAAAQLIKPLAWLPILKFALLSLICIPVCFAFTYFIVRRIPLLKKVM; the protein is encoded by the coding sequence ATGGAGGCGACTGGGAAGCGGTTTCTATATATTGATAACTTGCGATTATTAGTGATAATGCTAGTCATTATCATGCATCTCTCAGGAACTTACAGTGGCTTTGGCAGCTGGTATGTAACAGAGGGAAAGCCCGTAGGTCTAATTTCAACAGTTATATTTGGCTTTTATCAATCATTTACCCAGGGATATTTCATGGGTCTTTTATTTTTGCTTTCCGGTTTTTTTATTCCCGGAGCTTATGATCGCAAAGGATTTTCCAAATATGTCAGAGATCGTTTCATCCGTCTTGGCATTCCGACACTCATCTATATGCTGGCGATAACTCCTTTTATTTTATATGTCCAATTGGATCTTAATTGGGCCAGACCGAAACCGAGTTTTATTTCCTATTATTTTCATTACCTAGGCAACCTACAATTTATCAGAAATTCCGGGCCGATGTGGTTTGCCTTTGCCCTCTTAATATTCTCGGTAATTTATGGTCTTGTCCGTGTTTCTGGGAAAGGTCAAAACACTTCTAGAGAAGAATTAAAACCTAAGTTTAAGCACGAAATTATTCTAATTTTAATCATATCCCTTTGTGCCTTTCTTATCAGATTGATACAACCCATTGGAACCAGTATCTTAGGAATGCAGCTTTGCCATTTCTCTCAGTATGTAATTCTTTTTATCGTGGGTATGCTGGCCTACAGAAATAATCTTTTCTCCAAGCTTGATCCTAAGTCCGGGAAAATGTGGTTATTTTTCGGACTAATACCCGGAACAATCGTCTGGCTCGCAATTATGATTCTCGGCGGCGCAATTCATGGTGATCAAAGTTTTAACGGCGGACTTTCCTGGCAGGCTGCAGCCTACGCCTTATGGGAGTCTTTTGTAGCAGTTTCAATGTCAATCGGACTACTTACTCTTTTTAAGGAAAAATTCAATCACCAAACCAAGCTGGTTAAGATTTTAGCAGACAATTCCTTTGCAGTCTACGTCTTTCATCCCCCAATTATCATTGCCGCCGCACAATTAATTAAACCACTGGCCTGGCTGCCTATTCTTAAATTTGCGCTGCTTTCTCTGATTTGCATACCAGTTTGCTTTGCCTTCACCTACTTTATTGTGAGAAGAATTCCCTTGTTAAAAAAGGTAATGTAA
- a CDS encoding uroporphyrinogen decarboxylase family protein gives MLTKKQNLLETIKGGNPDRFVKQYEFMHFIMEAPGGRFPQPGETIKNDWGITFKWPEGQLGGFPVHDDEHKVLKDITEWKKYVKAPVIPTSDEAWAAAIAHANTVDRNEEFVTLFVAPGVFEMTHHLMSMEDALMALYEEPEAMHELIDYLTEHELAYAKALIDHIHPDCIFHHDDWGSQKSSFISPAMFEEFFLPAYKKIYAFYKANGVELIVHHSDSYAANLVPFMIEMGVDIWQGVMTTNNTPELIKQYGSQISFMGDIDSGVVDFPAWTPEIVAKEVERACRNCGKLYFIPCLTQGGNWSSFPGVYDSTNEAIEKMTKEMF, from the coding sequence ATGCTGACTAAGAAACAAAACCTATTGGAGACGATTAAAGGTGGGAATCCCGATCGGTTTGTCAAGCAATATGAGTTTATGCACTTTATAATGGAAGCTCCCGGCGGTAGGTTTCCTCAACCGGGGGAAACAATTAAAAATGATTGGGGCATAACCTTCAAATGGCCGGAAGGTCAACTTGGCGGTTTCCCGGTTCATGATGATGAACATAAAGTACTGAAGGATATTACCGAGTGGAAAAAATACGTTAAGGCCCCGGTTATTCCGACTTCCGACGAAGCTTGGGCTGCGGCTATCGCCCATGCCAATACGGTTGATCGCAATGAGGAATTTGTAACCTTGTTCGTTGCCCCCGGTGTATTTGAAATGACCCATCATCTGATGAGCATGGAAGATGCATTGATGGCTTTATATGAGGAGCCGGAAGCTATGCATGAGCTCATTGATTACCTCACTGAACATGAGTTGGCTTATGCCAAAGCTTTGATTGATCATATCCATCCGGATTGCATATTCCATCACGACGATTGGGGCAGCCAAAAATCCTCCTTCATTTCTCCAGCTATGTTCGAAGAGTTCTTTCTCCCGGCTTACAAGAAAATATACGCTTTTTATAAAGCGAATGGAGTGGAGCTGATTGTGCACCACAGTGATTCCTATGCGGCTAACTTGGTTCCCTTTATGATCGAGATGGGAGTAGATATCTGGCAAGGGGTCATGACCACGAACAACACTCCGGAACTTATCAAGCAATATGGCAGTCAAATCAGCTTTATGGGGGATATCGACAGCGGTGTCGTTGATTTTCCGGCCTGGACCCCGGAGATAGTTGCCAAAGAAGTAGAGCGGGCTTGCAGGAATTGCGGAAAGTTATACTTTATCCCTTGTTTAACCCAGGGAGGGAATTGGAGTTCATTCCCGGGAGTATATGACTCTACCAATGAAGCCATTGAAAAAATGACTAAAGAAATGTTCTAA
- a CDS encoding zinc-dependent alcohol dehydrogenase, protein MKAVTFQGIKNVEVKDVPDPTIHKPDDIIVKITTTAICGSDLHLIHDMIPNLPKNYIIGHEPMGVVEEVGPEVTKLKKGDRVIIPFNVSCGECFFCKHDLTSQCDNSNPHGNMGAFFGYSETAGGYPGGQAEYMRVPYGNFTPFKIPEDSEVEDEKLVLLSDAMSTAYWSVENAGVKNGDTVIVLGCGPVGLLAQKFCWLMGAKRVIAVDYIDYRLTHANRYNNVETVNFEQYDNTGDYLYEMTQGGADIVIDCVGMDGKMTPLEFLASGLKLQGGALGSLVMASQAVRKGGMIQVTGIYGSRYNGFPLGDLMNRNINLRLGQAPVIPYMPRLYQLLADKKFDPSDIITHRLPLDQAKHGYEVFDTKTDDCIKVVLHPGLH, encoded by the coding sequence ATGAAGGCTGTAACCTTTCAAGGTATTAAAAATGTCGAGGTCAAGGATGTTCCAGACCCCACAATTCATAAACCGGACGACATCATTGTTAAAATTACAACTACCGCGATCTGCGGCTCAGACTTGCACCTAATTCATGATATGATCCCAAACCTCCCTAAAAACTATATTATCGGACATGAGCCCATGGGTGTCGTTGAGGAAGTAGGCCCGGAAGTAACCAAGCTCAAAAAGGGGGATCGAGTTATCATTCCCTTTAATGTCAGTTGTGGGGAATGCTTTTTTTGCAAACACGATCTGACAAGTCAATGCGATAACTCAAACCCTCATGGGAATATGGGAGCCTTTTTTGGGTATTCCGAAACTGCCGGCGGGTACCCCGGAGGCCAAGCCGAATATATGAGAGTTCCTTACGGAAACTTTACCCCCTTTAAAATCCCAGAGGACAGTGAGGTAGAAGATGAAAAACTGGTTTTACTGTCTGATGCCATGTCAACTGCTTATTGGAGTGTAGAAAACGCAGGGGTCAAAAACGGGGATACGGTAATTGTCTTAGGCTGCGGGCCGGTGGGGCTTTTGGCCCAAAAATTCTGTTGGCTTATGGGAGCTAAAAGAGTTATTGCTGTTGATTACATAGATTACCGCTTAACTCATGCCAACCGGTATAACAACGTAGAGACTGTCAATTTTGAGCAATATGATAACACGGGAGACTATCTATATGAAATGACTCAAGGTGGCGCAGATATTGTGATTGACTGTGTCGGCATGGATGGCAAGATGACACCCCTTGAATTCCTGGCCTCCGGTCTGAAGCTTCAAGGAGGAGCTTTGGGTAGTTTAGTTATGGCTAGTCAGGCAGTTCGCAAAGGAGGAATGATTCAAGTAACCGGAATCTATGGTTCCAGATATAACGGTTTCCCACTTGGAGATTTGATGAATCGCAATATTAATTTGAGATTGGGGCAAGCTCCTGTCATTCCTTATATGCCACGTCTTTATCAGCTCCTTGCCGATAAAAAGTTTGATCCCAGCGATATCATTACCCATAGATTACCCTTGGATCAAGCAAAGCATGGCTACGAAGTTTTTGATACCAAAACAGATGATTGCATTAAAGTTGTACTTCATCCCGGACTTCACTAA
- a CDS encoding MFS transporter produces the protein MSEKRQSLVLLAIFSFGFLAMGIGTITPAIATIGGAFPAISFSTLLLVSTIPALVSIPVSILGGSVAGKSVKYRTLALFATLVFSIAGAIPYYLQDFNQILLARGLFGLGLGLIMPLNSALIFNLVPEDKQASVMGINSVVMNIGGIVLQLLGGVLASIGWNYSFLAHALGIITFIIVLVFLPEPQKQEIPAGTDGVAKEKLKMPGSVFGWSLLFGIVTILDYPSLTNMSSVLLTIKANAAVAGVVLMFMTVGGMAAGAIFGNVYQKFGRQTLSIGLVFFIVSQVIFSFSQSVTLFIIGEACLGVGLTLSMSSIYMLAGASVHPSQTPMAMSIIVSGMNLGGFLSGYFYAAIMEPLHITTLRFQYYFGTGGYLAILVFFLILFAVKKPLPLEAGRQTPAQ, from the coding sequence ATGAGCGAGAAAAGACAGTCTTTAGTATTATTGGCCATCTTCTCCTTTGGTTTTCTAGCTATGGGTATCGGTACTATTACCCCGGCCATAGCGACGATTGGCGGCGCATTCCCTGCCATAAGTTTTAGTACCCTGTTGCTGGTCTCCACGATTCCTGCCCTAGTATCTATCCCCGTATCAATCCTGGGAGGAAGTGTTGCCGGAAAGTCTGTTAAATATAGGACATTAGCGCTGTTTGCAACCTTAGTGTTCAGTATCGCAGGGGCAATTCCCTACTATTTGCAGGATTTTAACCAAATATTGTTGGCTAGAGGTCTTTTTGGCTTGGGACTGGGACTTATTATGCCCCTGAACAGTGCTTTAATTTTTAATCTTGTACCGGAAGATAAGCAGGCCAGCGTCATGGGAATCAATAGCGTTGTCATGAACATTGGGGGAATTGTGCTCCAATTGCTGGGCGGTGTTCTGGCTTCAATTGGCTGGAATTATAGCTTCTTAGCCCATGCTCTTGGTATAATTACATTTATAATAGTATTGGTTTTCCTGCCGGAACCTCAAAAGCAAGAAATCCCTGCAGGTACTGATGGTGTGGCAAAGGAAAAACTTAAAATGCCCGGCTCAGTTTTTGGCTGGAGCTTATTATTTGGAATAGTTACAATTTTGGACTATCCATCCCTGACCAATATGTCTTCGGTACTTTTGACCATCAAAGCTAATGCTGCAGTTGCCGGAGTAGTTCTAATGTTTATGACGGTAGGAGGAATGGCGGCGGGAGCAATATTCGGCAATGTTTATCAAAAATTTGGTCGTCAGACCCTTAGTATAGGACTAGTCTTTTTTATAGTTTCCCAAGTGATTTTTTCTTTCAGTCAAAGCGTAACTTTGTTTATAATCGGGGAAGCGTGTTTGGGTGTTGGACTGACCCTAAGTATGTCATCAATTTATATGCTCGCCGGTGCTTCAGTTCATCCCAGCCAGACTCCTATGGCTATGTCTATAATTGTGTCAGGAATGAATTTGGGCGGATTTCTATCCGGATATTTTTATGCAGCCATTATGGAACCACTGCATATTACTACCTTGAGATTTCAATACTATTTCGGGACAGGTGGATATTTAGCTATCTTAGTATTTTTCTTAATCCTATTTGCAGTCAAAAAACCCCTGCCTCTGGAAGCAGGAAGGCAAACCCCTGCCCAATAA
- a CDS encoding efflux RND transporter permease subunit, which yields MFITNISIKRPVFITVIIIVFLVVGMLCFRGLSINDMPQADFPYVTVAIEQHGVAPDQMETNVAKKVEEAIGQISGVKHIYTNISEGVCNVIVEFDLAKSPDVAAQEVRDKVSSIRKSLPNDIEEPIIAKYDFTATPILSLAVSGTMDNRVISKIVDDVITKSLYTVSGVGSVKVYGKEEREIKIKLDLEKLAEYGLAPAEMVSAVQNGNMERPGGKVNDGQTEISLRTDNKVKNLEDFYNITVGVRSGREIKVRDVATVADGIKDMDSISYYDGKEAIGVDIIKQSGSNTVLVSDNVKKQLDFIKGTLPKGITVDVVADNSVSIRDSVDEVVKTILEGCILAIIIVFIFLREWESTLISGISLPTSIVTTFIAMKVMDFSLNTMSLMALSLAVGLLIDDAIVVIENIVRHLHMSKPPMQAAREATSEIGLAVMATTFAVVAVFVPIAMVSGIIGKYFVEFGLTVAFSMLVSLFISFTLVPMMSSRLLKAERKMKKTFVGHFLDWFNDKFDLLGTSYSKFLKVVLNHRLVTLIFTIGIFVASMKLLPLLGFSFIPATDAGGINISVSTDSGLTLQAVGDKAKEIEEKLKKYPEVTHVYTTVSSDKISIYAKLTEKQEREKAAKQIASEVREDLKGITGIELAVKASSLGPNEGKDVSFVILGNNTEAMQALALKGKKMLSQDPHAKDVELDLKTGKTETKLEVDRDKVSDLGVNVSLAATTIQALFDGIDAGKFEWAGDRYNVRVSLKDDQRKSLDNLNGIYVNGSVNGLNNQMIPLANITKKVLSTSYSTIHRYDRLTQIELSANVEGIPTGDFLNMYTNKLTNELDIPDGVFVKVGGMNEMMQEGFASLVTALLMGILFMFLVMAMQFESFLDPVAIMFSLPMALIGAVLGLYVAGSELSILSLIGIILLMGLVAKNGILLIDFTKQKMNEGFEVREALIEAGSVRLRPILMTTLAMIFGMIPVAIGSGSGAEMRAPMGHAVIGGLITSTLLTLFVVPVVYSLLDNIKKKLSRKSKNTVSTYQTNTEIYR from the coding sequence AGTATTAATGATATGCCGCAAGCAGACTTTCCCTATGTAACAGTAGCCATTGAACAGCATGGAGTTGCACCCGACCAGATGGAAACCAATGTGGCCAAGAAAGTTGAAGAAGCCATAGGACAAATTTCCGGTGTAAAGCATATTTACACAAATATCAGTGAGGGTGTATGCAATGTAATCGTTGAATTTGATCTGGCAAAATCCCCGGATGTTGCTGCCCAGGAAGTGCGGGACAAGGTCAGTTCCATAAGGAAAAGCCTCCCTAATGATATAGAAGAGCCGATTATTGCCAAATATGATTTCACTGCAACCCCTATCTTATCCCTGGCAGTAAGCGGCACAATGGATAACCGCGTCATATCCAAGATTGTGGATGATGTCATCACCAAGAGTCTCTACACTGTAAGCGGCGTTGGCTCAGTTAAGGTATATGGCAAAGAGGAAAGGGAGATAAAGATCAAGCTGGATCTCGAGAAGCTAGCCGAATATGGTCTGGCTCCAGCGGAGATGGTCAGCGCAGTCCAGAATGGCAACATGGAAAGACCAGGGGGAAAAGTTAACGACGGGCAAACAGAGATATCCCTGCGGACAGATAACAAAGTTAAGAATCTGGAGGATTTTTATAATATCACCGTGGGGGTGCGCTCAGGACGTGAGATTAAGGTTCGTGATGTGGCGACGGTAGCGGACGGAATTAAAGATATGGACAGTATTTCTTATTACGATGGTAAAGAGGCCATCGGGGTGGATATTATTAAACAGTCTGGTTCGAATACGGTGCTTGTCTCGGATAATGTAAAGAAACAATTAGACTTTATCAAAGGTACGCTCCCTAAAGGAATAACTGTCGATGTTGTGGCGGATAATTCTGTCTCGATACGTGATTCCGTCGACGAAGTCGTAAAAACGATTCTTGAAGGATGTATCTTGGCAATCATTATCGTGTTTATTTTCTTAAGGGAATGGGAAAGTACCTTGATCAGTGGAATTTCCTTACCAACATCGATTGTTACAACCTTTATTGCCATGAAGGTCATGGATTTTTCTCTGAACACCATGTCGCTGATGGCCTTGTCTCTAGCCGTAGGCTTGCTGATTGACGATGCTATTGTCGTTATAGAGAATATTGTCCGACATTTACATATGAGTAAGCCGCCCATGCAGGCAGCAAGAGAGGCTACCTCAGAAATTGGGTTAGCGGTAATGGCAACAACCTTTGCTGTGGTTGCGGTTTTTGTTCCTATCGCCATGGTTTCAGGGATTATCGGCAAGTATTTTGTGGAATTCGGACTTACCGTAGCCTTTAGTATGTTGGTTTCCTTATTTATATCCTTCACCTTAGTGCCGATGATGTCTTCCAGATTGTTAAAGGCTGAGAGAAAGATGAAAAAAACCTTTGTGGGTCATTTTCTGGACTGGTTTAATGACAAATTTGATTTGTTGGGAACAAGCTATTCTAAATTTCTAAAGGTAGTTCTCAATCACCGCCTTGTCACCCTAATCTTTACGATTGGAATTTTTGTTGCCAGCATGAAGTTGCTTCCTCTGTTGGGCTTCAGCTTCATTCCAGCTACGGATGCAGGGGGAATAAATATTAGCGTGAGTACGGACTCTGGTTTGACACTGCAGGCGGTCGGGGACAAAGCTAAGGAAATCGAAGAAAAACTTAAAAAGTATCCTGAAGTTACTCATGTCTATACAACAGTCAGTTCTGACAAAATTTCAATCTATGCTAAATTAACGGAGAAACAGGAGCGAGAAAAAGCGGCTAAACAGATTGCTTCAGAAGTCAGGGAAGACTTAAAAGGAATCACTGGAATTGAACTGGCTGTAAAAGCAAGTTCCTTAGGACCTAATGAAGGTAAGGATGTCTCCTTTGTTATCCTGGGGAACAACACTGAAGCAATGCAAGCTTTGGCGCTGAAAGGGAAAAAGATGCTCAGTCAGGACCCTCATGCCAAAGATGTAGAGCTGGATCTCAAAACCGGCAAAACTGAAACTAAACTAGAGGTGGACAGAGATAAGGTTTCAGACCTGGGCGTTAATGTATCCCTGGCAGCCACGACGATACAGGCGCTTTTTGACGGAATAGATGCAGGCAAATTTGAGTGGGCAGGGGATAGATATAATGTAAGGGTATCCTTGAAAGACGACCAGCGGAAGAGCTTAGACAATCTGAATGGTATTTATGTCAACGGCTCAGTTAATGGTTTAAATAATCAAATGATTCCCCTGGCTAATATTACTAAGAAGGTTCTATCTACTTCATATTCAACTATCCATAGATATGATAGATTGACTCAGATTGAGCTTTCAGCAAATGTTGAAGGAATACCTACGGGGGACTTTTTAAACATGTATACGAACAAGCTCACAAATGAACTGGATATTCCCGATGGAGTTTTTGTAAAGGTTGGAGGTATGAACGAGATGATGCAGGAGGGCTTTGCTAGTCTTGTAACTGCGCTCTTGATGGGTATCCTGTTTATGTTCCTAGTGATGGCTATGCAGTTTGAAAGCTTTTTAGATCCTGTTGCTATCATGTTCTCTTTGCCAATGGCGCTGATCGGTGCTGTTCTGGGACTGTATGTTGCGGGAAGTGAGCTGAGTATCTTGTCTCTGATTGGAATCATCCTCTTGATGGGACTGGTGGCTAAGAACGGTATTCTGCTAATAGACTTTACCAAGCAGAAGATGAATGAAGGGTTTGAAGTAAGAGAGGCTTTGATTGAAGCTGGTTCAGTCCGTTTAAGACCTATTCTCATGACAACTCTGGCCATGATCTTCGGGATGATTCCCGTTGCCATTGGTTCAGGATCAGGTGCTGAGATGCGTGCGCCCATGGGGCATGCAGTTATTGGCGGTTTGATCACTTCAACATTATTAACACTCTTTGTTGTTCCGGTGGTCTATTCTTTACTGGACAATATAAAGAAGAAGCTCAGCAGGAAGAGCAAAAATACTGTGTCAACTTATCAAACGAATACTGAGATTTATCGTTGA